A single window of Methanomassiliicoccaceae archaeon DNA harbors:
- a CDS encoding transposase: MSRKRSRLHVKIPAPNENVTMIAGNKVLAESVFREMGLDVFLNGLKRSQGNSVAAETIALVANSVEMTGLSVNRLDRLLNNDVIRAEYGLDANAPRSVYRTVERLGRNSDSIVSFLGRVLKSRYGVKMDTVFMDWTSMYFEAPQKGVVRVGYSRDHRPDRPQVTVGLSMDRDSGMPVGLTVNPGNILDVTHFDDTLKQVLPILPKDAMIVFDNGAYSMNNARMLDSNGLGFVTRMQLNASDDAFVKAHRDEWIEIDEDISFIRTKGNLGRTRYIFRNLKLRSDILYRYRSKAKHDWDEMQTIRKNIDSGRRPRKKYRNSNCFVDTRLSYQFPLGGRTEEEALDMAVDRMMAGREGLFVLLSNRPLTASEILDLYRARNDVETAFRDLEHGIDWRPARCTSEDAIRGRTLISFLALFCMSMIRFLYPEFRGRTAESMCEELSSFSLTVLVQNGMERRRVFSNFGRIIRRLWGQKESVPVPKAPGQTLIDDILV, translated from the coding sequence ATGTCCCGTAAGAGAAGCAGACTGCATGTGAAGATACCGGCACCGAACGAAAATGTGACGATGATCGCGGGCAACAAGGTCCTTGCGGAATCCGTGTTCCGGGAGATGGGTTTGGACGTGTTCCTAAACGGATTGAAACGGTCTCAGGGCAACTCCGTTGCAGCTGAGACGATTGCTCTGGTAGCGAACTCAGTGGAGATGACGGGATTATCCGTGAACCGTTTGGATAGGTTGCTGAACAATGACGTGATCCGTGCGGAGTACGGACTGGACGCCAACGCGCCCAGGTCCGTGTACCGCACCGTCGAACGTCTGGGGAGGAACAGCGATTCCATCGTCTCATTCCTAGGACGCGTACTGAAGTCGAGATACGGGGTGAAGATGGACACCGTCTTCATGGATTGGACCTCGATGTACTTCGAAGCACCACAGAAAGGTGTGGTCCGCGTAGGGTATTCGAGGGACCACAGACCTGACAGGCCTCAGGTGACCGTTGGATTGAGCATGGACCGCGATTCGGGGATGCCTGTAGGATTGACCGTGAATCCGGGGAACATACTGGATGTGACGCACTTCGACGACACGCTGAAGCAGGTCCTTCCGATACTGCCGAAGGATGCGATGATCGTCTTCGATAATGGCGCGTATTCCATGAACAACGCCAGGATGCTGGATTCCAATGGTCTCGGATTCGTGACGCGCATGCAGCTGAACGCATCGGACGATGCGTTCGTGAAGGCGCATCGTGATGAATGGATCGAAATCGACGAGGATATCTCGTTCATAAGGACCAAAGGCAACCTCGGACGTACGAGGTACATATTCAGGAACCTGAAGTTGCGTTCCGATATCCTGTACCGTTATCGCAGCAAGGCGAAGCACGACTGGGACGAGATGCAGACGATCAGGAAGAACATAGATTCGGGACGGAGGCCGCGTAAGAAGTACCGTAACTCGAATTGTTTCGTCGACACTCGATTGTCCTATCAGTTCCCCTTGGGAGGAAGGACCGAGGAGGAAGCTTTGGATATGGCCGTGGACAGGATGATGGCGGGACGCGAGGGGCTTTTCGTGCTGCTGTCGAACCGTCCGTTGACAGCTTCGGAGATACTCGACCTGTACCGTGCGAGGAACGACGTGGAGACGGCGTTCCGCGACCTCGAACACGGGATTGACTGGAGACCGGCCAGATGCACTTCCGAGGATGCGATCAGAGGACGTACCCTGATCTCGTTCCTGGCGTTGTTCTGTATGTCCATGATACGCTTTCTCTATCCCGAGTTCCGCGGGAGGACTGCAGAATCGATGTGCGAGGAGCTGAGCTCGTTCTCACTTACGGTTCTGGTGCAGAATGGGATGGAGAGAAGACGTGTTTTCAGCAATTTCGGACGCATCATCCGTCGTCTGTGGGGGCAAAAAGAGTCTGTTCCGGTGCCGAAGGCACCCGGACAGACGCTCATAGACGATATTCTCGTCTGA